A part of Candidatus Nezhaarchaeota archaeon genomic DNA contains:
- a CDS encoding site-2 protease family protein, whose translation MKKFPVEIDDLVRHHFTVIDWKIQYGVLTYTVGDENTKHNYLNLYSKLAEKGYVPILRWEGDKRVLRVIVKPPQRKHKLLWNILLFLVTITTVTFAGYLFTSSGLYEVLDPSFPLYRNLHLLAYVASIFFVLGAHELGHKFACFYHKVKSTPPYFIPGPPEIGGSLGAVMIQETPILNRDQLFDLGLFGPLLGFTASIIVTLLGLSLSYVVPHDVAATMLEQGQISVLPTEPLLFTLIRDSVALYLKVPADQGILLHPIAFAGWVGMLITFLNTLPVGQLDGGHVTRALFGSSKHAKISLVAVVIMLITGFIVMAMISLLIFFRGHPGPLDDVSPPSRSRRVTFFLLPLICGLCFTSITFKVL comes from the coding sequence ATGAAAAAATTTCCAGTCGAAATAGATGACCTGGTTAGACATCATTTTACCGTAATTGATTGGAAGATTCAATACGGAGTCCTCACGTACACAGTAGGTGATGAAAATACAAAACATAACTACCTAAACCTCTACTCTAAGCTCGCTGAGAAAGGTTATGTGCCCATCTTAAGATGGGAGGGTGATAAGAGGGTTCTTAGAGTAATAGTAAAGCCACCTCAACGTAAACACAAGCTCTTATGGAATATTTTATTGTTTTTAGTTACGATAACTACTGTAACCTTTGCCGGATACTTATTTACATCGAGTGGCCTGTATGAGGTTCTAGATCCATCTTTCCCCTTATACAGAAATTTACATCTTCTAGCATATGTGGCATCAATATTCTTCGTTCTTGGGGCTCATGAGCTAGGACACAAATTTGCATGTTTTTACCACAAGGTCAAGTCGACACCACCATACTTTATTCCAGGGCCACCTGAAATAGGCGGTTCATTGGGTGCAGTTATGATACAAGAGACTCCTATTCTTAATAGAGATCAACTCTTTGATTTAGGTCTATTCGGTCCTCTCTTAGGCTTCACTGCCTCAATTATAGTAACTTTATTAGGTCTCTCTCTATCATACGTAGTGCCCCATGATGTAGCTGCTACAATGCTAGAGCAAGGTCAAATAAGCGTGTTACCAACAGAGCCACTACTCTTTACACTTATAAGAGATAGCGTGGCACTTTATCTCAAAGTGCCAGCAGACCAAGGAATACTGCTGCACCCAATAGCATTTGCTGGGTGGGTTGGTATGCTAATAACCTTCCTAAACACCCTTCCAGTAGGGCAACTAGATGGAGGTCACGTAACGAGGGCCCTCTTTGGCAGTAGTAAACATGCAAAAATATCATTAGTAGCGGTGGTAATCATGCTGATAACAGGGTTTATAGTAATGGCAATGATATCCCTACTAATATTCTTCAGGGGGCATCCGGGTCCTCTTGATGACGTTTCTCCTCCATCTCGAAGTAGGAGGGTTACTTTCTTTTTGTTACCATTGATTTGTGGATTATGTTTTACATCAATAACTTTCAAGGTGTTGTAA
- the pyrE gene encoding orotate phosphoribosyltransferase — MISLKSQVIEEMIRCKAIIFNDVKLKSGRTSPYFFNVAKMFNPHSLNVLGEAYAKTIAELVDLKEFEGLFGPSYKGIPLAVTTSLKIKQLYGEDKPIVYNRKELKEYGVKGDELFIGSLEKGSRLIIVDDVLTTGLTKLQVKGLLEDFGFKVIGVVVLLDRNELEDGVPASDIIKQHGLQYRAIVDAVELFQVIWLRRRELKIGEVIFGKLKEYYNSYGSKKLLFSVKNS, encoded by the coding sequence GTGATCTCTTTGAAGTCCCAAGTGATAGAAGAGATGATTCGTTGTAAGGCCATAATATTCAATGATGTTAAGCTTAAAAGCGGAAGAACCTCTCCATACTTCTTCAATGTGGCTAAAATGTTTAATCCTCATAGCCTAAACGTCTTGGGGGAGGCTTACGCTAAGACTATAGCGGAGCTTGTAGACTTAAAAGAATTTGAAGGTCTCTTCGGCCCATCTTATAAAGGTATACCACTAGCTGTAACAACAAGCTTAAAGATAAAACAACTTTATGGTGAGGATAAGCCCATCGTATATAATAGGAAGGAACTTAAGGAGTATGGCGTTAAAGGAGATGAGCTATTCATAGGCTCTCTAGAAAAGGGCTCTAGGTTAATTATAGTAGATGACGTCTTAACGACTGGGTTAACGAAGCTTCAAGTGAAGGGTCTACTTGAAGACTTTGGCTTCAAGGTCATCGGGGTCGTAGTATTATTGGACAGAAATGAGCTTGAGGACGGAGTTCCAGCATCAGACATAATTAAGCAACATGGCCTACAATATAGGGCAATAGTCGATGCCGTAGAACTGTTTCAAGTAATTTGGTTGAGAAGGAGAGAGCTCAAAATAGGCGAAGTCATATTTGGTAAGTTAAAAGAATATTATAATAGCTACGGATCTAAGAAACTACTCTTTAGTGTAAAGAACTCCTAA
- a CDS encoding TATA-box-binding protein, translating into MTKPKYKIENVVASVTLNQTIDLNAIAGAVFKAEYNPDQFPGLVYRLDRPKTATLIFSSGKMVCTGGKSEKDVYRTVRKIIQELKAHKIVIIGEPKIQIQNIVASANLNAEINLEKAAFLLENAMYEPEQFPGLIYRMEDEGVVLLLFSSGKMVVTGAKKEEDVRRAVNKIYEKLKALGVLYTKE; encoded by the coding sequence TTGACTAAGCCTAAGTATAAGATTGAGAATGTCGTGGCCTCGGTAACGCTCAATCAAACCATAGATCTTAATGCTATTGCTGGAGCAGTATTTAAAGCAGAGTATAATCCTGATCAGTTTCCTGGTTTGGTTTATAGGCTTGATAGGCCTAAGACAGCGACTTTGATTTTTAGTTCAGGAAAGATGGTTTGTACTGGAGGGAAATCAGAGAAGGATGTATATAGGACTGTAAGGAAGATAATTCAGGAGTTGAAGGCCCATAAAATAGTTATAATTGGTGAGCCAAAGATACAGATACAAAACATTGTGGCGTCAGCAAACCTTAATGCTGAAATAAATCTAGAGAAGGCAGCCTTCTTGCTTGAGAATGCTATGTATGAGCCAGAACAGTTTCCAGGACTTATATATCGTATGGAGGATGAGGGCGTTGTGTTATTGTTATTTAGCTCAGGGAAGATGGTTGTCACTGGAGCTAAGAAAGAGGAAGATGTGAGAAGAGCTGTTAATAAGATATATGAAAAGCTGAAAGCATTAGGAGTTCTTTACACTAAAGAGTAG
- a CDS encoding signal peptidase I, with protein MKRRRELVLIIVIIVAIFALNEGIKIVTGSNVPLAIVDGRSMIPTFHEGDVVLVVGVKPSDIRVGDIIVYKVSDKLIIHRVIEISINDGKYFFRTKGDNNPVPDLNLVSEDQVVGRVFGVILPRIGVLISKFLLPYKYIVVALLIALIIIIILWPQRKDVKIEAKGHV; from the coding sequence TTGAAACGTAGGCGAGAGCTAGTACTAATCATTGTAATTATCGTAGCTATATTTGCCCTAAATGAAGGCATAAAAATAGTTACGGGTAGTAATGTACCGTTAGCTATAGTTGATGGCAGGAGCATGATTCCAACATTTCATGAAGGCGATGTGGTGCTTGTCGTGGGCGTTAAACCATCCGATATTCGTGTTGGTGACATAATAGTGTACAAGGTGAGCGACAAATTGATCATCCATAGGGTGATAGAGATATCTATTAATGATGGTAAATACTTCTTTAGAACTAAGGGAGATAATAATCCAGTACCCGATTTAAATCTTGTCTCTGAAGACCAAGTAGTAGGTCGTGTATTTGGAGTGATACTTCCACGTATTGGAGTATTAATTTCTAAGTTCTTATTGCCTTACAAATATATAGTAGTAGCTTTACTAATAGCGTTAATCATAATCATTATCCTTTGGCCGCAGAGAAAGGATGTGAAGATTGAGGCTAAGGGGCATGTTTAA
- a CDS encoding tRNA (adenine-N1)-methyltransferase, producing MALIKQEDEVREGSEILLHLDKRRNYLVRVERERKLHTHKGYVNLSSLIGLRYGSKIKSSIGVEFVVLQPTLWDYVLKVARRTQVMYPKDIAIMIFKLGLRPGMKVVEAGTGSGALTCALAFFVKPGIVYSYEINPSFQEVARKNLERAGLLDYVSLKLKDITQGIDEEDIDAVVLDMATPWLVVPHAYKALKGGGHFACFSPTINQVEKTFTELKRHGFIDIRVYELLLREIKVEEGAIRPEMRMIGHTGYIMFARKSLGKEVNE from the coding sequence ATGGCGTTAATTAAACAGGAAGACGAGGTACGTGAAGGCTCAGAAATTCTACTACATTTAGATAAAAGACGCAATTACTTAGTTAGAGTTGAAAGAGAGCGCAAACTTCATACCCATAAGGGATACGTGAACCTTTCCTCCTTAATAGGCTTAAGGTATGGCTCTAAAATAAAATCAAGTATTGGAGTAGAGTTTGTCGTCCTCCAGCCCACGTTATGGGATTATGTACTAAAGGTAGCTAGGAGAACTCAAGTCATGTATCCAAAGGACATAGCCATCATGATCTTTAAACTAGGGTTAAGACCAGGAATGAAGGTTGTTGAAGCTGGCACTGGTAGTGGAGCCCTCACATGCGCATTAGCTTTCTTCGTGAAACCTGGGATAGTTTACAGCTATGAGATAAATCCATCATTTCAGGAAGTAGCAAGAAAAAATCTAGAGCGTGCAGGCCTGCTCGACTATGTATCTCTGAAGCTCAAGGATATAACTCAAGGTATAGATGAGGAAGACATAGATGCAGTGGTGCTAGACATGGCCACTCCATGGCTTGTAGTACCCCATGCATATAAGGCACTTAAGGGCGGAGGGCACTTCGCATGCTTCAGTCCAACAATAAATCAGGTAGAGAAAACGTTTACTGAGCTAAAGAGGCATGGCTTCATAGACATAAGAGTCTATGAACTATTATTAAGAGAGATAAAAGTTGAGGAGGGGGCTATAAGGCCAGAGATGCGCATGATCGGACATACAGGCTACATAATGTTTGCTCGAAAATCGCTCGGTAAAGAGGTAAACGAGTGA
- a CDS encoding orotidine 5'-phosphate decarboxylase, which produces MVKGNFVSAVERAAIQNKSRIVLALDIKGSDALNRAERILRDVSSYVCCVKLNKHLILPFGLQRVKAIVELSHELGLPIIADCKLCDIGSTNEVEAELYFEAGFDAITVMPLPGWAEGLEGVFHLAKERGKGILAVVYMSHRGASEFFDVIMYDDELMIFDKLYRVFLRRSLRWHADGFIVGATKPDIIAQLKKEAANRPIFSPGVIAQGGSIVDALRAGASYIIVGRAICESSSPIDKAKELRNLIATSMQYL; this is translated from the coding sequence ATGGTGAAAGGGAACTTCGTATCTGCAGTTGAAAGAGCTGCCATCCAAAATAAAAGTAGGATAGTCCTAGCCCTTGATATAAAAGGGTCTGATGCGTTGAATAGAGCTGAAAGGATTCTTCGCGATGTCTCAAGTTATGTTTGTTGTGTTAAGTTAAATAAACACTTAATCCTACCCTTCGGCTTGCAACGAGTAAAGGCTATTGTGGAATTATCACATGAGCTTGGTCTTCCAATCATAGCTGACTGTAAGCTATGCGATATCGGTTCCACAAATGAGGTTGAAGCTGAGCTTTATTTTGAAGCTGGCTTTGACGCGATAACGGTAATGCCACTACCTGGATGGGCCGAGGGCTTAGAAGGTGTGTTTCATTTAGCTAAAGAGAGGGGTAAGGGTATCTTGGCTGTAGTGTATATGAGTCATAGGGGGGCCTCAGAGTTCTTTGACGTCATAATGTATGACGATGAGCTAATGATCTTCGATAAACTATATAGAGTTTTCCTTAGAAGATCCTTGAGGTGGCATGCTGATGGATTTATAGTGGGTGCCACAAAACCTGACATAATAGCTCAATTAAAGAAGGAAGCAGCCAATAGGCCCATATTCTCGCCGGGGGTTATAGCTCAAGGTGGGAGTATCGTTGACGCTTTGAGAGCAGGGGCATCATACATAATAGTTGGTAGAGCCATATGTGAAAGTTCTAGTCCTATAGACAAAGCTAAAGAGCTTAGAAATCTAATTGCTACATCTATGCAGTATCTTTAA
- a CDS encoding deoxyhypusine synthase family protein: MKEIVGFVEDLNLTGQVRELIKGMSKTAFNARRLGEALEILEKIQSECELKILALAGAAVPAGLRGLLCNAVIRRLFNIIVTTGANVTHDLLEAFGGRHYRVNDVVCNIDEEVSLKKRGLCRIYNVVVKVKDFEIMEKGLRNILSEMEDRTYSTYEFLKEIGFRIEDERSLVRTAAKHDCKVIVPAFYDSILGVQVWSMTQTRKLRVMENLDLSYLVGLQFDAKRRNSKTGLMIVGGGTPKNFALQSALVADKPFDYVVQITIDPPYYGGLSGATLSEAVTWNKVIEKADFCTVYCDFTIALPLLLCALIC, encoded by the coding sequence ATGAAAGAGATCGTAGGATTTGTGGAGGATTTGAATTTAACAGGTCAAGTTAGAGAGCTTATTAAGGGCATGTCTAAGACTGCTTTTAATGCTAGAAGACTTGGAGAAGCGCTTGAAATTCTAGAGAAGATTCAGTCTGAATGTGAGCTCAAGATCCTAGCCTTAGCAGGAGCTGCTGTACCAGCTGGTTTAAGGGGGTTACTGTGTAATGCAGTGATTAGGAGGTTGTTTAACATTATAGTAACGACTGGTGCTAATGTGACTCATGATCTACTTGAGGCCTTCGGCGGTAGACATTATAGAGTTAATGATGTAGTATGCAATATTGATGAAGAAGTATCATTAAAGAAGAGAGGGTTGTGCAGGATCTATAACGTCGTGGTTAAGGTTAAGGACTTCGAAATTATGGAGAAGGGTCTCAGAAATATCTTGAGCGAGATGGAGGATAGAACGTACTCGACATACGAGTTTTTAAAGGAAATAGGTTTTAGGATAGAAGATGAAAGAAGTCTTGTGAGAACTGCAGCTAAGCACGACTGTAAGGTCATAGTTCCAGCATTTTATGATTCTATATTGGGGGTACAAGTATGGAGCATGACTCAAACTCGTAAATTAAGAGTGATGGAGAATTTAGACCTAAGTTACTTAGTAGGTCTACAGTTTGACGCTAAGAGGAGGAACAGTAAAACTGGGTTGATGATCGTTGGTGGTGGTACTCCGAAGAACTTTGCCCTACAATCAGCATTAGTGGCTGATAAACCTTTTGATTACGTAGTTCAAATAACTATAGATCCACCATACTATGGTGGGCTATCGGGGGCTACCTTATCTGAAGCTGTAACTTGGAACAAGGTTATTGAGAAAGCTGATTTTTGTACTGTTTATTGTGACTTCACCATCGCATTGCCGCTACTTCTCTGCGCATTAATATGCTAG
- a CDS encoding GYD domain-containing protein — protein MGIYVLLSILTSEGRKTVKRRPERILEVNKEVEAFGAKVLQQYAVLGPYDFVNIVEAPDNETIARISVELGSRGTVRIISMPAIPVEDFIKRIKTQ, from the coding sequence ATGGGGATCTACGTTCTTCTATCTATCCTGACATCTGAAGGTAGGAAGACTGTAAAACGGAGACCCGAACGAATTTTGGAGGTAAATAAAGAGGTAGAAGCATTTGGCGCTAAAGTCCTTCAACAATATGCTGTTTTGGGACCATACGACTTTGTTAATATAGTAGAAGCTCCAGATAATGAAACAATAGCAAGGATATCTGTTGAACTAGGATCGAGAGGCACAGTGCGCATTATCAGCATGCCAGCTATACCGGTAGAGGATTTCATAAAAAGAATAAAAACTCAATGA
- a CDS encoding ROK family protein, which produces MDERFVLGIDIGATKIRIGLSDVEGNLYTKKVYKTVDAMEDVVGFIANSIEENFPSIVRDIMGIGIASIGPLDLKKGMILNPPNAPFKNVMIVDALKKRFNVEVLLINDAVAAVWAEKLYGIGRKFRNLVYVTFSSGIGVGVIVDDHLLLGKDGNAHEAGHIVIDSFGMMQCKCGGYGHWEAYCSGMNIPLFARKMLESKYRDEIKRSMLSKYYDEGLITPEALYECAGLGDQIAIRLVEDDIGRLNAAGIASVINCYDPEIVILGGAIALNNRELFIRSIMRHINSFVTNRMPIIEVTRLGEDVVLKGAIAMVVHPPRSLTDYYSTLKSP; this is translated from the coding sequence ATGGATGAGAGGTTTGTTTTAGGGATCGACATAGGTGCCACAAAGATCAGGATAGGCCTAAGTGATGTTGAAGGAAACCTATACACTAAGAAAGTCTATAAAACAGTTGATGCCATGGAGGATGTTGTAGGTTTCATAGCTAATAGCATTGAAGAAAATTTTCCAAGTATAGTGAGAGATATCATGGGCATTGGTATCGCATCTATTGGGCCACTTGACTTAAAGAAAGGAATGATCCTTAATCCTCCAAATGCGCCCTTTAAGAATGTCATGATAGTTGACGCTTTAAAGAAGAGATTTAATGTTGAAGTCCTCTTAATTAATGATGCTGTCGCAGCGGTTTGGGCTGAGAAACTTTATGGTATTGGTAGGAAATTCAGAAACTTGGTCTATGTAACCTTCAGTAGTGGCATAGGAGTGGGAGTTATAGTCGACGATCATCTCTTACTAGGTAAGGATGGGAATGCGCATGAAGCTGGACACATAGTAATTGATAGCTTTGGAATGATGCAATGTAAATGTGGGGGTTATGGGCATTGGGAGGCATATTGCTCAGGTATGAACATTCCACTCTTTGCAAGGAAGATGTTAGAGAGTAAGTATAGAGATGAGATTAAGAGGAGCATGCTGAGCAAGTATTATGATGAAGGTCTTATAACACCTGAAGCTCTCTACGAGTGTGCAGGGCTAGGTGATCAGATCGCCATAAGATTGGTTGAAGATGATATAGGAAGGCTGAATGCAGCCGGAATAGCCTCAGTAATAAACTGTTACGACCCTGAGATTGTCATTTTAGGTGGTGCCATAGCCTTAAACAATAGGGAGCTATTCATCAGGTCAATTATGAGGCACATAAACAGCTTTGTCACAAATAGAATGCCCATAATAGAGGTAACGCGTCTAGGTGAAGACGTGGTTTTAAAGGGTGCTATTGCTATGGTTGTACATCCACCACGCTCATTGACTGATTACTATTCAACTTTAAAGTCGCCTTGA
- a CDS encoding OB-fold nucleic acid binding domain-containing protein has product MKKISISEIRDGMKGLVIEGVVTEKSKPKIVQTRYGPVLLAYAIINDGTGQIRLNLWRDQVDLIDVGFRVRVENAFSKEFKGSVELNVGSNGKIIVLEGMKTLN; this is encoded by the coding sequence TTGAAGAAAATCTCGATATCTGAAATTAGAGATGGCATGAAGGGCTTAGTAATTGAAGGTGTCGTCACAGAAAAAAGCAAACCGAAAATAGTTCAAACTCGTTATGGTCCTGTATTACTAGCTTACGCCATAATTAACGATGGAACTGGTCAAATAAGATTAAACCTATGGAGAGATCAAGTGGATTTGATTGATGTGGGCTTTAGGGTAAGAGTTGAAAATGCCTTCTCAAAGGAGTTTAAGGGATCAGTTGAACTTAACGTAGGGAGTAATGGCAAGATAATAGTACTAGAGGGTATGAAGACCCTAAACTAG
- a CDS encoding DUF3795 domain-containing protein translates to MPRINGVLHSYCGIVCSLCRAYVQDKCGGCDAHAATCKIAKCCLDRKLKCCFQCDDFPCTLHEEGFTWADEEFGILRWKVYSDVFLNLFRRRNT, encoded by the coding sequence ATGCCGAGAATTAATGGTGTACTTCATTCGTATTGCGGTATAGTATGTAGTTTATGTAGAGCTTATGTGCAAGACAAGTGCGGTGGATGTGATGCTCATGCTGCTACCTGTAAGATCGCCAAATGCTGCCTAGATAGGAAGTTAAAGTGCTGTTTTCAATGTGATGATTTTCCCTGCACGCTTCATGAAGAGGGGTTTACTTGGGCTGATGAAGAGTTTGGTATTTTAAGATGGAAAGTGTACAGTGATGTCTTCTTAAACTTGTTTCGAAGGAGAAATACGTGA
- a CDS encoding AIR synthase family protein, which produces MKISIGKLPPNFLEAMVFPRIGIKDHRVLVGPSVGEDAAIVDVGNGSVLVAHVDPITEAIERVGWLSVHIASNDVAVRGVKPEWFLSVILLPPTSTLDSLDLITKQIDDALREVSGTIIGGHTEVSPGLEKPVVIMTAMGIGSRDDIVLTRGAKPGDYVIVTKAVGLEGTAIIASDFKSKLLGLGVQQSTISEAISYFKEVSVLKEALALSKMKSVSSMHDPTEGGLLNGLIEVARASKCIIEVYEKNVPIREATKVICDTLSLDPLKLISSGSLIAMVKPNYIDKAMNVLRDLGIDFSVIGRVISGGGPKVLLHRADGMVEEFSDYVQDEISKLWVNSKGNINVLTL; this is translated from the coding sequence ATGAAAATTTCGATAGGTAAACTTCCTCCCAATTTTCTTGAGGCCATGGTTTTCCCTAGGATAGGAATTAAGGATCATAGAGTACTTGTTGGTCCCAGTGTAGGAGAAGATGCTGCTATAGTAGACGTAGGTAATGGCAGCGTCCTCGTAGCACATGTGGATCCCATAACAGAAGCAATAGAGAGAGTTGGTTGGTTAAGTGTCCATATAGCAAGCAATGATGTTGCCGTTAGGGGCGTGAAGCCAGAGTGGTTCTTGTCAGTAATTCTATTGCCACCTACATCAACGCTTGATTCTCTTGATTTAATAACAAAGCAAATTGACGATGCACTTAGAGAGGTTAGTGGAACCATTATTGGAGGCCATACAGAGGTCTCGCCAGGACTTGAGAAACCAGTAGTGATCATGACAGCTATGGGAATAGGATCAAGAGACGACATCGTTCTAACCAGAGGTGCCAAGCCAGGAGACTATGTAATTGTAACTAAAGCTGTAGGTCTCGAAGGGACAGCGATAATAGCAAGTGACTTTAAAAGCAAGCTACTAGGTCTTGGTGTACAACAGAGCACAATAAGTGAAGCCATTAGTTACTTTAAAGAAGTAAGTGTGTTAAAGGAGGCACTGGCTTTATCAAAGATGAAGTCTGTATCATCAATGCATGATCCAACAGAGGGAGGGTTACTAAACGGATTAATAGAAGTGGCAAGAGCATCTAAGTGCATCATTGAAGTGTATGAAAAAAATGTACCGATTAGAGAAGCAACGAAAGTCATATGTGACACCTTAAGTTTGGATCCCCTTAAGCTAATAAGTAGCGGTTCCCTCATAGCAATGGTTAAGCCTAACTACATCGATAAAGCCATGAATGTCCTAAGGGATTTGGGCATAGACTTTTCAGTAATAGGTAGAGTCATTAGTGGGGGAGGACCTAAAGTGCTTCTCCATAGGGCCGATGGAATGGTTGAAGAGTTCTCCGATTATGTGCAGGATGAAATAAGTAAGCTGTGGGTTAACTCTAAAGGCAACATCAATGTTCTCACCTTGTAA
- the cobB gene encoding NAD-dependent protein deacetylase, protein MDEAIDLVVQTIVASKRIVALTGAGISTESGVPDFRGPQGLWKQVDPRISTIEFFREHPDEFWRFQLNRIKKIMEVQPNKGHYALAELEKMGKLSAIITQNVDGLHSKAGSKNVIELHGNIRIAKCVKCNKVVPIEEALKIIDEGIFPPTCRSCGGLFKTGTVLFNEPIPEEALAKAYIESENCDLMIVIGTSLRVYPAAYLPIVAKRRGAKVIIINMEPTPLDEVADIVIHNKAGDVLTAIVKKLREKVGARDSMTKC, encoded by the coding sequence ATGGACGAAGCCATTGACCTAGTCGTCCAAACAATCGTAGCTTCAAAAAGAATTGTGGCCTTAACTGGAGCTGGGATATCGACGGAGAGTGGAGTACCAGACTTCAGGGGACCTCAAGGATTATGGAAGCAGGTTGATCCTAGAATCAGTACAATAGAGTTTTTTAGGGAACATCCAGATGAGTTTTGGCGTTTCCAACTTAATAGGATAAAGAAGATAATGGAAGTTCAACCAAATAAGGGTCACTACGCACTAGCTGAACTTGAAAAGATGGGCAAGTTAAGTGCGATCATAACGCAAAATGTTGATGGTCTACACTCTAAAGCAGGGTCGAAGAACGTTATAGAATTGCACGGTAATATTAGGATAGCTAAGTGTGTAAAGTGCAATAAAGTAGTGCCCATTGAAGAGGCTTTAAAGATAATTGATGAGGGAATCTTTCCCCCTACGTGTCGAAGCTGTGGAGGTCTTTTTAAAACAGGGACCGTGCTCTTTAATGAGCCCATACCAGAGGAAGCCCTTGCAAAAGCTTACATAGAGAGTGAGAACTGTGACCTTATGATAGTTATAGGTACATCACTACGAGTATACCCAGCGGCATACCTACCCATAGTAGCTAAGCGTAGAGGGGCTAAAGTGATCATAATAAACATGGAGCCGACACCATTAGATGAAGTGGCAGACATTGTCATACACAATAAAGCTGGAGATGTTCTAACGGCAATAGTTAAGAAATTAAGAGAGAAGGTGGGAGCGAGAGATTCGATGACTAAGTGCTAG